The following proteins are co-located in the Deltaproteobacteria bacterium HGW-Deltaproteobacteria-2 genome:
- a CDS encoding integrase, with translation MPKQDRIKTKYPGVYYIAKGKEKTFYIIYYLNGKKIEEKAGRQFENDMTAAKAAGIRAERSKGKEPSNTSRREQVRAAKLAEAGKMTLARLWKEYEANKADSKAINTDRGRFEKYLMPDFGNKEPHKIIRLEADRLRIRLLKTLKPQTVKHVFGLLKRIVNFGVSRQLCGNLNFIVETIKVDNQKTEDLNPEQLKNLLTAIDKSEDIEAANIMRLALYTGMRRGEMFKLKWNDIDFQRGFIAIRNPKGGVSQKIPLNEQARQVLENHPKTEIIRNNKKEISEYVFLRPDGEPFTDIRRRVNPIKKAAGIPADFRALHGLRHSFASMLASSGKVDLYTIQKLLTHKSPVMTQRYAHLRDEALRNASTLAGNIIDAATNKNVVELHKEKKA, from the coding sequence ATGCCAAAGCAAGACCGAATAAAGACGAAATATCCGGGCGTTTATTACATAGCTAAAGGGAAAGAAAAAACATTCTATATTATCTATTATCTTAATGGTAAAAAGATTGAAGAAAAGGCAGGCCGTCAATTTGAAAATGACATGACGGCGGCAAAGGCGGCGGGTATTCGTGCCGAACGTTCAAAGGGAAAAGAACCTTCTAATACTTCCCGGCGTGAGCAAGTGAGGGCGGCAAAGTTAGCAGAGGCCGGGAAAATGACTCTGGCGCGTTTGTGGAAAGAATATGAAGCAAATAAGGCAGACTCTAAAGCAATCAATACAGACAGGGGAAGATTTGAAAAATATCTAATGCCGGACTTTGGCAATAAAGAACCGCACAAGATTATAAGGCTTGAAGCTGATCGTTTGCGCATTAGATTACTAAAGACTTTAAAGCCTCAAACAGTCAAACATGTTTTTGGATTGCTTAAGCGCATAGTCAATTTCGGAGTATCCCGGCAATTATGCGGCAATCTGAATTTCATAGTTGAAACAATAAAAGTTGATAACCAAAAGACAGAAGATTTAAACCCCGAACAATTAAAAAACCTATTAACGGCCATTGATAAGTCAGAAGATATTGAGGCGGCCAACATTATGCGCCTTGCTTTATATACGGGTATGCGGCGCGGGGAAATGTTCAAGTTGAAATGGAATGACATTGATTTTCAGCGCGGCTTTATCGCTATAAGAAACCCAAAGGGCGGCGTTAGTCAGAAAATCCCTCTGAATGAACAGGCGCGACAAGTCTTAGAGAATCACCCCAAAACTGAAATCATAAGAAACAATAAAAAGGAAATTTCTGAATATGTTTTTCTAAGGCCAGACGGTGAACCCTTTACAGATATACGCCGCCGCGTGAATCCAATTAAAAAGGCGGCTGGAATCCCGGCAGACTTTCGCGCCTTGCATGGTTTAAGGCACTCATTCGCTTCTATGCTTGCTTCAAGTGGCAAAGTTGATTTATATACAATACAAAAGCTATTAACGCATAAATCCCCGGTTATGACTCAAAGGTATGCGCATTTAAGAGATGAGGCATTGAGGAACGCTTCAACATTGGCCGGGAATATCATTGACGCGGCAACAAATAAAAACGTGGTTGAACTTCACAAAGAAAAAAAGGCATAA
- a CDS encoding transcriptional regulator — MSEKELLGKTYLNEKEVAAITGRAVSTLRNERFMRKGLPYLKVGGRSIRYKSEDVIAFMEGRRITFDEVVA, encoded by the coding sequence ATGTCAGAAAAAGAGTTATTAGGAAAAACGTATCTCAATGAAAAGGAAGTTGCGGCAATAACAGGCCGCGCGGTTTCAACATTACGCAATGAACGTTTCATGCGCAAGGGTTTGCCTTATCTGAAAGTGGGCGGGCGCTCAATCAGATACAAAAGCGAAGATGTGATTGCTTTCATGGAAGGTCGGCGCATTACATTTGATGAGGTAGTGGCATGA
- a CDS encoding integrase — translation MPYKRKKKNKTEWIADVMRQGKRYYRIFDTKAKALAWESEIRNTPEKELMIPSESLTLIEWAIKYLEYAEIKFSAKTFDEKKSVFKRFFKQVDPSLPVASIKPVIVLNYLRMQATKRSGYAANKERKNLLAGWNWGIKYLSLPSPNPCLTERFPEERHNRYVPPESDFWSVYESLEGQDKVMLLAYLHLAARRSELYRLKWDDVDFAGQQVRIGTRKRLGGSLEYDWLPMTDELFNAMILHRQATKTEWVFPNPEKGVPFIARQRHMRRICNKAGVKPFGLHAVRHLTASILAQAGVPMVTIQSILRHRKLATTERYIHGLAPIRPALEILSNRNSRPKVTTMYQNQQQQKLIAL, via the coding sequence ATGCCTTACAAGCGAAAGAAGAAGAACAAGACAGAGTGGATAGCCGATGTGATGAGACAGGGCAAGAGGTATTACAGGATATTCGATACCAAGGCAAAAGCCCTTGCATGGGAATCGGAAATAAGAAACACACCAGAAAAAGAATTGATGATCCCTTCGGAATCCTTGACGCTCATTGAATGGGCAATAAAATATCTTGAATATGCGGAAATCAAATTTTCGGCAAAAACCTTTGATGAAAAGAAATCAGTATTCAAAAGATTTTTCAAACAAGTTGATCCATCTCTGCCGGTTGCAAGTATTAAGCCTGTCATAGTGCTCAATTATCTGCGGATGCAAGCGACAAAGCGATCAGGTTATGCGGCGAATAAGGAAAGAAAAAATCTGCTCGCTGGGTGGAATTGGGGCATTAAATATTTGAGTCTGCCTTCACCTAATCCTTGTTTAACGGAGCGTTTTCCGGAAGAGAGACATAATCGTTACGTGCCTCCGGAAAGTGATTTCTGGAGCGTCTATGAAAGCCTAGAGGGGCAAGATAAAGTAATGCTCCTTGCCTATCTTCATTTGGCTGCCAGAAGATCGGAGCTATACCGATTGAAATGGGATGATGTTGATTTTGCCGGTCAGCAGGTGAGAATCGGAACAAGAAAAAGACTTGGTGGTAGCCTTGAATATGATTGGCTGCCAATGACAGATGAACTTTTTAATGCAATGATTCTACACCGGCAAGCAACAAAAACCGAATGGGTGTTTCCTAATCCTGAAAAAGGTGTTCCATTTATAGCTCGTCAACGTCATATGAGGCGAATTTGTAATAAGGCAGGTGTTAAGCCTTTCGGATTGCACGCCGTAAGACATTTGACGGCTAGTATCTTAGCTCAAGCGGGTGTTCCGATGGTGACGATTCAAAGTATTTTGAGACACAGGAAATTAGCGACAACGGAAAGATATATTCATGGACTTGCACCGATCAGACCGGCTCTTGAAATTCTATCGAATAGAAATTCACGACCAAAAGTCACGACCATGTATCAAAACCAACAACAACAAAAATTAATAGCACTATAA